In Pirellulales bacterium, a single window of DNA contains:
- a CDS encoding TolC family protein translates to MSVRDAKFWAMIAAFVVLITGCQPSRPFYFFEDGDLSHYKGVATEVEYPDVNTDTIPDVSGSLPPLTLQNPEPKEFWPLRLEEAVRITLQNSKVFRTLGGQVQNPTFQVSLSPLNAQTIYAPAITESDPRFGVEGTLSNFDTQWSTSVFWQKNDHPVNANFAGLLANILEEDAAQFQSQLAKVTAAGDRVYFRNNTNYDMNNNPTNLFPAFWTTNFEAEFRHPFLQGGGTQFNRIAGPSGIPGVGGFTNIPGVYNGVAIARTNVDIAIADFEGRIRDVVNDTELAYWELYFSYRNLDALVVGRDSALSTWRKVKALYDAGARGGEAEKEAQAREQYFLFRGQVEAAVSNVYETENRLRYQMGIAPTDGRLIRPADDPTTAKVDFDWDEVKIESLARMPELRRQKWIVKQKELQLIASKNFLLPRLDFDGTYRWLGFGQNLWDIHRSPDQFNNAMQSLTGGQYQEWQMGFQANIPIGFRAALAGVRNAQLQLARERAILQEEELEMIHGLTSAVRTLVRSYELTETNFNRLIAAQVNVKAVRAAYETDTVTLDLLLDAQRRLAVATSDYFRSLVDYNLAIRTVHYRKGSLLEYNNVFLAEGPWPGKAYFDARKRARERDAGLQINYGFIQPNVFSRGPISQKMGTADMTTGNGVDQPPPRPIPETLPESVPTPPASQAVPGVLDTTKAPPPRPGRPGLSGPGIQISSSTSADSKLVSYDWGASGRSPIQAPSAAIATGDTRREGVAVMQAAYNTQPVDPALLTDDTRSNNQAPQAYRTPSGR, encoded by the coding sequence ATGAGTGTGCGAGATGCCAAGTTTTGGGCGATGATTGCCGCGTTCGTGGTACTCATCACAGGCTGCCAGCCGAGCCGGCCGTTCTACTTCTTCGAGGACGGCGACCTGTCGCACTACAAAGGCGTGGCCACCGAGGTGGAATATCCGGACGTGAACACGGATACCATCCCGGACGTCAGCGGTTCGCTGCCGCCGTTGACGCTGCAGAATCCTGAGCCAAAAGAATTCTGGCCATTGCGATTGGAAGAGGCCGTTCGCATCACGCTGCAAAACAGCAAGGTGTTCCGCACGTTGGGCGGCCAGGTGCAGAACCCGACGTTTCAGGTGTCGTTGTCACCGCTTAATGCCCAGACGATCTACGCGCCGGCGATCACGGAAAGCGATCCGCGCTTCGGCGTTGAAGGTACGTTGTCGAACTTCGATACCCAGTGGAGCACGAGCGTTTTCTGGCAAAAGAACGACCACCCGGTGAATGCGAATTTCGCGGGCTTATTGGCCAATATCTTGGAAGAAGACGCAGCGCAATTTCAGTCGCAGTTGGCAAAGGTCACGGCGGCCGGTGACCGGGTGTACTTCCGCAACAACACCAACTACGACATGAACAACAACCCCACGAACTTGTTCCCAGCCTTCTGGACGACGAACTTCGAAGCCGAGTTTCGCCATCCGTTCTTGCAAGGTGGCGGCACGCAGTTCAACCGCATCGCCGGCCCCAGCGGTATTCCTGGCGTGGGCGGTTTCACGAACATTCCCGGCGTTTACAACGGCGTGGCCATCGCTCGCACGAACGTCGACATCGCGATCGCCGACTTCGAAGGGCGCATTCGCGACGTGGTGAATGACACCGAGTTGGCCTATTGGGAACTGTACTTCTCGTACCGCAATCTCGACGCATTGGTCGTTGGCCGTGACAGTGCCCTGTCGACCTGGCGAAAAGTGAAGGCACTTTACGACGCCGGTGCCCGCGGTGGCGAGGCGGAAAAAGAGGCCCAGGCCCGCGAGCAATACTTCCTCTTCCGCGGCCAGGTCGAGGCGGCCGTGAGCAACGTCTATGAGACGGAAAATCGCTTGCGCTACCAGATGGGCATCGCGCCCACCGACGGACGATTAATTCGACCTGCCGACGATCCGACGACCGCCAAGGTCGATTTCGACTGGGACGAAGTGAAGATCGAAAGCCTGGCCCGCATGCCTGAGTTGCGCCGCCAGAAATGGATTGTGAAGCAGAAGGAACTGCAACTCATTGCCTCGAAGAACTTCCTGCTGCCCCGTTTGGATTTCGACGGTACATATCGCTGGCTGGGCTTCGGCCAGAATCTGTGGGACATCCACCGCAGCCCCGATCAATTCAATAACGCCATGCAATCGCTGACCGGTGGCCAATACCAGGAATGGCAGATGGGCTTCCAGGCGAATATTCCCATCGGCTTCCGTGCCGCCTTGGCAGGCGTCCGCAACGCCCAATTGCAGTTGGCGCGTGAGCGTGCGATTTTGCAGGAAGAAGAATTGGAAATGATCCACGGGCTCACTTCGGCCGTCCGCACCCTGGTCCGATCGTACGAGCTGACCGAGACGAATTTCAACCGCTTGATCGCCGCCCAGGTGAACGTCAAGGCGGTTCGCGCCGCGTACGAGACCGACACGGTGACCTTGGACTTGCTGCTCGATGCCCAGCGCCGGCTGGCGGTAGCCACGAGCGATTACTTCCGCTCGCTTGTCGACTACAACCTGGCGATCCGCACGGTGCATTACCGCAAGGGCTCGCTGCTCGAGTACAACAACGTATTCCTGGCCGAAGGTCCGTGGCCCGGCAAAGCCTACTTCGACGCCCGCAAGCGTGCTCGCGAGCGTGATGCTGGCCTGCAGATCAACTACGGCTTCATACAGCCGAATGTGTTCAGCCGCGGTCCGATCAGCCAGAAAATGGGCACCGCCGATATGACGACCGGTAATGGTGTCGACCAGCCACCGCCGCGGCCGATCCCAGAGACGCTTCCCGAATCGGTGCCGACACCCCCCGCCAGTCAGGCCGTGCCAGGGGTCTTGGATACTACGAAAGCTCCCCCGCCGCGCCCGGGGCGACCGGGCCTGTCGGGGCCCGGCATCCAGATTTCGAGCTCGACCAGCGCGGACTCTAAGCTGGTGTCGTACGATTGGGGGGCGTCGGGCAGGTCGCCGATCCAGGCGCCGTCGGCGGCGATCGCCACCGGCGACACGCGCCGGGAGGGAGTCGCCGTGATGCAAGCGGCGTACAACACCCAGCCCGTCGATCCCGCGCTCCTCACCGATGACACACGATCGAATAACCAGGCTCCTCAGGCTTATCGGACTCCTTCAGGCCGGTAG